A DNA window from Pyrus communis chromosome 3, drPyrComm1.1, whole genome shotgun sequence contains the following coding sequences:
- the LOC137729677 gene encoding 3',5'-bisphosphate nucleotidase AHL-like: MAIKFSHNLGLEKWNDKKLTSRYKTHLNFSGKFGCCLSKFMKTQSFSVMEGLKSSSLLAPEPVKNYSQELDVAVRAVQLACSLCERVQNSLISKNSDGVQSKDDNSPVTVADWSVQATVSWILSESFGSSNVSIIAEEDIQNLSMAKAGGVLKDVVKTVNECLAEAPRFGLKSPKMALGTTEVLEAISRCNSLGGTAGRFWTLDPVDGTLGFVRGDQYAIALALIEDGEVVLGVLGCPNYPMRKEWLNYHHRYHRIISKLTPPTSESWDKGCVIYARRGSGEAWMQPLLHVNKNLVWPNSAKPVRVSSIDNPALATFCEPVEKANSSHSFTAGLAHSVGLRKQPLRVYSMVKYAAIARGDAEIFMKFARAGYKEKIWDHAAGVVIIQEAGGVVTDAGGRPLDFSKGIYLEGLDRGVVATAGANLHDKIIRAVDASWDSSSL; this comes from the exons ATGGCTATAAAATTCTCGCACAATTTGGGTCTTGAAAAATGGAATGACAAGAAGTTGACAAGCAGGTACAAAACCCACCTCAACTTTTCTGGGAAATTTGGCTGCTGCTTATCCAAGTTCATGAAAACCCAATCCTTCTCAGTAATGGAGGGCCTGAAAAGTTCGAGTCTTTTGGCTCCGGAGCCAGTGAAAAATTACTCCCAGGAATTGGACGTGGCTGTTAGAGCTGTGCAATTGGCTTGCTCTCTCTGCGAGAGAGTTCAGAACAGTTTGATTTCGAAGAACAGCGATGGGGTCCAATCCAAGGATGATAACTCTCCTGTCACTGTGGCAG ATTGGAGTGTCCAAGCAACTGTGAGCTGGATACTGTCCGAGTCTTTTGGGAGCAGCAACGTGTCCATTATTGCTGAAGAAGATATTCAAAATTTGTCCATGGCAAAGGCAGGTGGAGTACTAAAAGATGTAGTGAAAACTGTAAACGAATGTCTAGCTGAAGCACCTCGTTTTGGACTTAAAAGTCCGAAAATGGCCCTTGGGACTACAGAGGTTCTTGAAGCCATCAGTCGGTGCAACTCACTTGGAGGCACGGCTGGGAGATTTTGGACACTTGACCCCGTTGATGGCACATTGGGTTTTGTCCGCGGTGATCAATATGCAATAGCTCTGGCTTTAATAGAGGATGGAGAAGTTGTCCTTGGAGTTCTTGGCTGTCCCAATTACCCAATGAGAAAGGAATGGCTCAATTATCATCACCGGTATCATAGAATTATATCTAAATTGACACCACCAACGTCGGAATCTTGGGACAAAGGCTGTGTGATATATGCTAGAAGAGGCAGCGGTGAGGCTTGGATGCAACCGCTGCTCCATGTAAATAAGAACTTAGTGTGGCCAAACTCTGCAAAACCTGTCCGAGTGTCCTCCATAGATAATCCAGCTCTGGCAACATTTTGTGAACCTGTTGAGAAGGCAAATTCAAGTCATTCCTTCACAGCAGGGCTTGCTCATAGTGTCGGGCTTAG GAAGCAGCCACTGCGAGTATACAGCATGGTGAAGTACGCAGCCATAGCTCGTGGAGATGCCGAGATTTTTATGAAGTTTGCAAGGGCTGGCTACAAGGAGAAGATTTGGGATCATGCAGCAGGCGTTGTTATCATACAAGAGGCTGGTGGGGTGGTTACAGATGCCGGAGGGCGTCCACTGGACTTTTCGAAGGGCATATACTTGGAAGGCCTTGATCGAGGTGTAGTTGCTACTGCTGGAGCCAATCTACATGACAAGATCATCAGGGCCGTTGATGCTAGCTGGGACTCCTCCAGTCTATAA
- the LOC137729225 gene encoding internal alternative NAD(P)H-ubiquinone oxidoreductase A1, mitochondrial-like produces the protein MALERIARTARNGFRRSSTGASTRTTDKDMLCERASTRNYCSIPSLESETRSNSLSYLSSISKVNHNRFLSRGISITPNYQFPFAERIVEESDSECNEPKYTGLEATRPGEKPRVVVLGTGWAACRFLKGLDTKVYDVVCISPRNHMVFTPLLASTCVGTLEFRSVAEPVSHIQSAMATSPNSYFYLASCVGLDTGKHEVYCETVSDGSLSHEPYRFKVAYDKLVIAAGAEPLTFGIKGVKEHAFFLRDVNHAQEIRKKLLLNLMLSEHPGISEEERKRILHCVVIGGGPTGVEFSGELSDFIMKDVQERYTHVKDYIKVTLIEANEILSSFDVGLRQYATNHLTKAGVRLMRGVVKEVHPKKIVLNDGTDVPYGLLVWSTGVGPSEFVKKLDLPKSPGGRIGVDGWMRVPSVEDVFALGDCAGFLEHTGRPVLPALAQVAEREGKFLVELFNRIGKQDAGKAFSARDIPLGEQFVYKHLGSMATVGGYKALVDLRQSKDAKGISLAGFLSWFIWRSAYLTRVVSWRNRFYVAVNWATTLVFGRDNSRIG, from the exons ATGGCATTAGAAAGGATTGCCAGGACTGCTCGAAATGGATTCAGAAGGTCGTCAACAGGAGCATCCACTCGCACAACTGATAAGGATATGTTGTGTGAGCGAGCATCCACACGCAATTATTGTTCCATACCTTCACTCGAAAGTGAGACTAGAAGCAACAGTCTTTCGTACCTCTCCAGCATTTCGAAGGTGAATCACAATAGATTCTTGAGCAGGGGAATAAGCATAACTCCAAATTATCAGTTCCCTTTTGCAGAAAGGATTGTTGAGGAGTCTGATTCGGAGTGTAATGAGCCCAAGTATACTGGACTAGAAGCAACCAGACCGGGTGAAAAGCCAAGAGTGGTGGTCCTTGGTACTGGCTGGGCCGCTTGTCGATTCCTCAAGGGACTAGACACCAAGGTTTATGATGTTGTTTGCATATCGCCGAGAAATCACATGGTCTTCACTCCTTTACTTGCTTCAACTTGCGTTGGTACCTTGGAATTTCGTTCGGTTGCTGAACCTGTTAGTCATATACAATCTGCAATGGCGACGAGTCCCAATTCATACTTTTACCTGGCTTCCTGCGTTGGCCTTGACACAGGCAAACATGAG GTTTACTGCGAGACAGTTAGCGATGGCAGTTTATCTCATGAACCTTATAGGTTCAAAGTTGCATATGACAAGCTCGTCATAGCTGCAGGAGCTGAGCCTCTGACATTTGGTATCAAGGGTGTGAAGGAACATGCATTTTTCCTCCGTGACGTGAATCATGCCCAAGAGATTAGGAAGAAGCTTCTCTTGAACCTCATGCTCTCTGAACATCCAG GCATATCGGAGGAAGAAAGGAAACGCATTCTGCATTGTGTTGTTATTGGAGGTGGCCCTACGGGGGTGGAGTTCAGTGGCGAGTTGAGTGATTTCATCATGAAAGATGTCCAAGAACGGTATACTCACGTTAAGGATTACATCAAAGTCACACTCATTGAG GCGAATGAGATTTTGTCGTCGTTTGATGTTGGCTTAAGGCAATATGCAACAAATCACTTGACCAAG GCTGGCGTTCGCCTTATGCGAGGCGTTGTGAAAGAAGTGCATCCGAAGAAGATAGTTCTCAACGATGGAACTGATGTTCCATATGGCCTTTTGGTCTGGTCTACCGGTGTTGGTCCCTCAGAGTTTGTGAAAAAACTTGATCTTCCAAAGTCCCCGGGTGGAAG GATTGGTGTTGATGGCTGGATGCGGGTTCCTTCAGTGGAAGATGTGTTTGCACTAGGAGATTGCGCTGGTTTTCTTGAGCATACGGGGAGGCCAGTGCTTCCGGCTTTGGCTCAG GTGGCAGAACGGGAGGGAAAGTTTCTGGTGGAGTTGTTTAACAGGATTGGAAAGCAGGATGCCGGGAAGGCCTTCAGCGCGAGAGACATCCCTCTTGGGGAGCAATTTGTTTACAAGCACCTTGGAAGCATGGCGACAGTTGGAGGCTATAAGGCTTTGGTTGATCTACGCCAGTCTAAG GATGCAAAGGGCATATCCCTTGCCGGATTTCTCAGCTGGTTTATTTGGCGCTCCGCTTATCTGACGCGTGTTGTCAGCTGGAGGAACAGGTTCTATGTTGCAGTGAACTGGGCTACTACTCTTGTCTTTGGCAGAGATAACTCAAGAATAGGTTGA
- the LOC137727662 gene encoding glycine-rich protein 2-like — protein MIPATSLFLAILLLTASLGIAARPGSDGAFSAELKNSKDKGGAANGGGGGGGNSGGIGGFFPPGFDIPGFGKGFGSGIGGGYGGGYGGPNGGYSKGGTVRTSLVCKEKGPCYKKKLTCPAKCFTSYSRSGKGYGGGGGGGGCTIDCQKKCTAYC, from the coding sequence ATGATCCCAGCAACAAGTCTTTTCCTAGCCATTTTGCTCCTCACTGCTTCACTTGGCATCGCAGCCCGACCGGGATCCGATGGAGCCTTCTCAGCTGAGCTCAAGAACTCAAAGGACAAAGGTGGTGCTGCTAATGGTGGTGGCGGCGGGGGTGGCAACAGTGGTGGCATAGGGGGTTTTTTCCCGCCCGGGTTTGACATACCCGGGTTCGGAAAGGGTTTTGGAAGCGGTATAGGTGGCGGGTATGGAGGCGGTTATGGGGGTCCGAATGGAGGGTACTCCAAGGGTGGAACTGTGAGGACTTCTCTTGTGTGTAAAGAAAAGGGTCCGTGCTACAAGAAGAAGCTGACGTGCCCTGCTAAGTGCTTCACATCCTACAGCCGGTCAGGGAAGGGTtatggcggcggcggcggcggcggtgggTGCACTATCGACTGCCAGAAGAAGTGTACTGCTTACTGCTAG